The following proteins are encoded in a genomic region of Limosilactobacillus reuteri subsp. reuteri:
- a CDS encoding aminopeptidase C, with protein MTEEHDLTSKMVEKLKKEFHSRKDAEIIARAIQKNGIKAASEDPTASERLHRAFSYEIKTGKPTNQRHSGRCWSFAALNTLRHKFATKYKFKDFELSQNYLFFWDRIERANMFFQKIIATADKPLHDRTVDFYLSFALNDGGQWANAASIIEKYGVVPEYVMPDTHNTKDTSDVAEVFDSLMRKDAIELRAMVQTNASAAELQEAQERMMGDVYKIAAYSFGEPPAKFDLEYRDDDKKFHQVLGLTPLKFYHEYFDTNLSDYVVVTNAPDHEMDRSYLMPAQDSVVGGLPIKFVNVPFAELQEGAIKQLQAGETVWVGNDVLQQMDRKRGLMDAKLYHREELLDVDFVMDKKHRLETKQAVVSHAMTLTGFDMVNDQPTRWKIENSWGKDNGDNGYFVMTQDWFEEYTYEAVINKKYLSDRVKKVADSEPVILPAWDSLQ; from the coding sequence GTGACTGAAGAACACGATTTAACCTCAAAAATGGTTGAAAAATTAAAGAAAGAATTTCATTCACGTAAAGATGCAGAAATTATTGCCCGGGCAATACAAAAAAATGGGATTAAAGCTGCGAGTGAAGATCCAACGGCAAGCGAACGTCTTCATCGAGCATTTTCTTATGAAATCAAGACAGGTAAGCCAACCAACCAGCGTCATAGTGGGCGTTGCTGGTCTTTTGCAGCATTAAACACATTGCGTCATAAGTTTGCAACAAAATATAAGTTCAAGGACTTTGAATTATCACAAAATTATCTGTTTTTCTGGGACCGAATTGAACGGGCAAATATGTTTTTCCAAAAGATTATTGCAACTGCTGATAAGCCTTTGCATGATCGAACTGTTGATTTCTATCTTAGTTTCGCATTAAATGATGGTGGACAATGGGCGAATGCTGCTTCTATTATCGAAAAATATGGTGTTGTTCCAGAATATGTAATGCCTGACACACATAATACGAAGGATACTTCAGATGTGGCCGAAGTATTTGATAGTTTAATGCGCAAAGATGCAATTGAATTACGGGCAATGGTGCAAACGAATGCCAGTGCAGCGGAATTACAGGAAGCACAAGAACGAATGATGGGTGACGTTTATAAGATTGCAGCTTATTCATTTGGTGAACCGCCTGCAAAATTTGATCTTGAATATCGGGATGATGATAAAAAGTTCCACCAAGTTCTTGGCTTAACGCCATTAAAGTTCTATCATGAATACTTTGATACAAACTTAAGTGACTATGTTGTAGTTACTAACGCTCCTGATCATGAAATGGATCGGAGTTATTTAATGCCAGCTCAAGATAGTGTGGTTGGTGGTTTGCCAATTAAATTTGTTAATGTTCCTTTTGCAGAATTACAAGAAGGAGCCATCAAACAATTGCAAGCTGGTGAAACAGTTTGGGTTGGGAATGATGTTCTTCAACAAATGGACCGTAAGCGAGGTTTGATGGATGCAAAATTATATCATCGAGAGGAATTGCTTGATGTTGACTTTGTAATGGATAAGAAGCATCGTTTGGAAACTAAGCAAGCCGTTGTTTCTCATGCAATGACATTAACAGGCTTTGACATGGTAAATGATCAACCTACACGATGGAAGATTGAAAACAGTTGGGGTAAAGATAATGGTGATAACGGATACTTTGTAATGACCCAAGATTGGTTTGAAGAGTATACTTATGAAGCTGTTATTAATAAGAAGTACCTTAGCGATCGAGTAAAGAAAGTAGCTGACAGTGAACCCGTTATTCTACCAGCTTGGGATTCTTTGCAGTAA
- the asnS gene encoding asparagine--tRNA ligase, producing METITISEVPKHVGETVKIGVWLTDKRSSGKIAFLQLRDGTGFFQGIIRKNDVSEEKFDSAKHDLHQETSFWVTGEIAEDKRSKFGYEIHIKDFDIVGESEDYPIGNKEHGIDFLLDNRHLWLRSRKPWALMRIRSRVKLATMEFFEKHGFTQFDAPELTGSAPEGTTELFETDYFDRSAFLSQSGQLYAEAGAMALGRVYTMGPTFRAEKSKTRRHLMEFWMIEPEMAWMHQDESLKIQEQYIAYLVQDLIDHCARELEMVGRSVESLKPFTELPYPRITYKEAIEILQKGGFDVEYGADFGSPEETYLADQFQKPVFILNYPKEIKAFYMPEDPEDSRQVICADLLAPEGYGEIIGGSERSYDYEYITNKLEENGLSKEDYGWYDDLRKYGSIPHSGFGMGLERFLAWITLQDHIRETIPFPRMLNRLNP from the coding sequence GTGGAAACTATTACAATTAGTGAAGTACCTAAACATGTTGGGGAAACAGTTAAAATCGGTGTTTGGTTAACTGATAAGCGTTCAAGCGGTAAGATTGCATTCTTGCAACTCCGTGACGGAACTGGGTTTTTCCAAGGAATCATCCGTAAAAATGATGTTTCGGAAGAAAAATTTGATTCTGCTAAGCACGATTTACACCAAGAAACCAGTTTTTGGGTAACCGGTGAAATCGCTGAAGACAAGCGTTCAAAGTTTGGTTATGAAATTCATATCAAAGACTTTGACATTGTTGGCGAAAGTGAAGACTACCCAATCGGTAACAAGGAACATGGAATTGACTTCTTGCTTGATAACCGTCATTTATGGTTACGTTCTCGCAAGCCGTGGGCATTAATGCGGATTCGAAGTCGTGTTAAGCTTGCAACAATGGAATTCTTCGAAAAGCATGGATTTACTCAATTTGATGCTCCAGAACTAACTGGAAGTGCTCCTGAAGGGACAACAGAATTATTTGAAACTGACTATTTTGACCGCTCTGCTTTCCTTTCACAATCTGGTCAACTATATGCAGAAGCTGGTGCCATGGCATTAGGTCGCGTCTACACGATGGGTCCTACTTTCCGTGCTGAAAAATCAAAGACTCGTCGGCACTTAATGGAATTCTGGATGATCGAACCAGAAATGGCTTGGATGCACCAAGATGAAAGCCTTAAGATTCAAGAGCAATACATTGCTTACTTGGTTCAAGACTTAATCGACCACTGTGCACGCGAACTTGAAATGGTAGGTCGTAGTGTAGAAAGTTTGAAGCCATTTACTGAATTACCATATCCACGAATCACTTATAAAGAAGCAATCGAAATCCTTCAAAAGGGTGGCTTTGATGTCGAATACGGTGCTGACTTTGGTTCACCAGAAGAAACCTACTTGGCAGATCAATTCCAAAAGCCAGTATTTATCTTGAACTATCCTAAAGAAATCAAGGCTTTCTACATGCCTGAAGACCCTGAAGATTCTCGCCAAGTTATCTGTGCGGACTTGCTTGCTCCAGAAGGCTATGGTGAAATCATTGGTGGTTCTGAACGTTCTTACGATTACGAATACATCACAAACAAACTTGAAGAAAACGGCCTAAGTAAAGAAGATTACGGTTGGTACGATGATTTACGGAAGTACGGTTCAATTCCTCACTCTGGATTTGGAATGGGCCTTGAACGATTCTTAGCTTGGATTACTCTCCAAGACCACATTCGTGAAACTATTCCATTCCCACGGATGCTTAACCGTTTGAACCCTTAA
- a CDS encoding NAD(P)H-binding protein has product MKKVFVVGGSGRVATDLIKDLVATGNEVTAGARHPEKVIKLNHVTAVELNLHDSVEKIAELMKDMDAVYFVAGSRGKDLLQTDAMGAVKTMQATEKDGIKRYIMLSSLYALQPEMWPKVPSLASIMDYNIAKFFADNYLISNTNLDYTILQPANLTEEPGTGKIQIGEGSATSNPIPDVAQTLADILQHDNTIGHVIMMRSGDTPIEEALDQI; this is encoded by the coding sequence ATGAAGAAAGTATTTGTTGTCGGCGGTTCAGGCCGTGTCGCTACTGACTTAATTAAAGATTTAGTTGCTACTGGTAATGAAGTTACAGCTGGTGCTCGCCATCCAGAAAAAGTTATTAAGTTAAACCACGTTACTGCTGTAGAATTGAACCTACATGATAGCGTTGAAAAAATCGCTGAATTAATGAAAGACATGGATGCAGTTTACTTTGTTGCCGGATCACGTGGCAAAGATTTACTGCAAACTGATGCGATGGGGGCAGTTAAAACAATGCAAGCTACCGAAAAAGACGGTATTAAACGTTACATTATGTTAAGTTCGCTCTATGCCTTACAACCTGAAATGTGGCCAAAAGTTCCATCATTAGCTTCAATTATGGACTACAATATTGCCAAGTTCTTCGCTGATAATTATCTTATTTCAAATACGAACCTTGACTACACTATCCTTCAACCCGCTAACTTAACTGAAGAACCTGGTACCGGTAAAATTCAAATTGGTGAAGGCTCTGCAACCTCTAATCCGATTCCAGATGTTGCCCAGACTTTAGCCGATATCTTACAACACGATAATACAATCGGTCATGTTATCATGATGCGGAGTGGCGATACGCCGATTGAAGAAGCACTGGATCAAATTTAA
- a CDS encoding winged helix-turn-helix transcriptional regulator yields the protein MVEKDCPIENTLKLINGKWKSVIIYQISKYEPCRFSELQKLIPDCSKRMLALQLKDLEEASIIQKRVYSTVPPKTEYSLTEVGKSLVPIIRSINQWGKKYNKK from the coding sequence ATGGTCGAAAAAGATTGTCCAATTGAAAATACGCTTAAATTAATAAACGGAAAATGGAAAAGCGTAATTATATATCAAATTAGTAAATATGAGCCTTGTCGTTTTTCGGAGTTGCAAAAATTAATTCCAGATTGTTCAAAGAGAATGTTGGCTCTTCAACTAAAGGATTTAGAAGAAGCAAGCATTATTCAAAAGCGTGTTTATTCGACAGTGCCGCCTAAGACTGAGTATTCATTGACAGAAGTAGGAAAAAGTTTGGTACCAATAATTAGGTCAATTAACCAGTGGGGCAAAAAATATAATAAAAAATAA
- a CDS encoding M1 family metallopeptidase: protein MAKLERFYNTFQPDHYDVFIDINRAKKTINGKTTITGNATDPQIAINQKNLQVTSVQADGQELDFKIDNDAEAVRITLPQTGKVTFTVTYNAKLTDSMMGIYPSYYEVDGEKKQIIGTQFETTFARQAFPCVDEPEAKATFSLAIKFDEHPGETIIANMPEDHVENGIHYFEPTVRMSTYLVAFAFGELQSKITETKGGVKVGVFATKAHQPKELDFALDIAKRSIEFYEDFYQTPYPLPHSWQLALPDFSAGAMENWGLVTYREAYLLLDPDNTSLEIKQLVATVITHELAHQWFGDLVTMKWWDDLWLNESFANMMEYVAVDALQPDWHIWELFQTSEAPMALQRDATDGVQSVHVDVNNPAEIDALFDGAIVYAKGSRMLVMVRALLGDKALREGLKNYFAAHKYSNATGADLWKALGDASGLNIGKVMNSWLEQPGYPVVTAKINDDGDLVLLQKQFFIGDGKDVDRQWQIPLNSNYDEAPQIMAEQELNLGNYQALRDKNGQPFRLNLGNNSHLIVKYDDTLLNDILDHADELDPITQRQLLQDLRLLAQGQQVSYASLIPLLKQFKDSSSAIVNAELYQIANSLKMFAKPDSPAEQELRQFFDLLSKDQVKRLGWLPKDGESNDDQLTRPYILSASLFARNNDSITQAHQIFTENQDKLESLSADIRGLVLKNEVQNFGSAELFDKLIKAYQQTADASFKQDLRMAIPNTTDPALIAKVVSYFEDADIIKPQDLRAWYRGLLANQAGQQAAWNWLRDEWQWLNDTVGGDMEFATFITVTAGVFHTPERLSEFKDFFEPKLNTPGLTREIKMDISVIESKVNLINKEQTAVNDAIAQQ from the coding sequence ATGGCAAAACTCGAACGCTTTTATAATACTTTCCAACCTGACCATTATGATGTTTTTATCGATATTAATCGAGCAAAGAAAACCATTAATGGAAAAACAACTATCACTGGTAACGCGACTGATCCTCAAATTGCAATTAATCAAAAGAATTTGCAGGTCACCAGCGTTCAAGCAGACGGTCAAGAATTAGACTTTAAGATTGATAATGATGCCGAGGCAGTTCGGATTACCCTTCCGCAAACTGGTAAAGTAACTTTTACTGTAACTTATAATGCTAAGTTAACCGATTCAATGATGGGAATTTATCCATCATACTATGAGGTTGATGGGGAGAAAAAGCAAATTATTGGAACTCAATTTGAAACAACTTTTGCGCGGCAAGCTTTCCCCTGTGTCGATGAACCAGAAGCTAAAGCTACCTTCAGTCTAGCAATTAAATTTGATGAGCATCCTGGTGAAACCATTATCGCTAATATGCCAGAAGATCACGTTGAAAATGGCATCCACTACTTTGAACCCACTGTGCGAATGTCCACTTATCTTGTTGCCTTTGCATTTGGAGAACTCCAAAGTAAAATTACTGAGACAAAGGGTGGCGTTAAAGTAGGGGTATTCGCAACGAAAGCGCACCAACCAAAGGAACTTGATTTTGCATTAGACATCGCCAAACGATCAATCGAATTTTACGAGGATTTCTATCAAACGCCGTACCCTCTTCCACACTCATGGCAGTTAGCTTTACCTGATTTTTCTGCCGGTGCAATGGAAAACTGGGGATTGGTAACCTACCGTGAAGCTTACTTATTACTTGATCCAGACAATACTTCTCTTGAAATAAAACAATTAGTTGCAACTGTTATCACACACGAACTAGCTCACCAGTGGTTTGGTGACCTTGTGACAATGAAGTGGTGGGATGACTTATGGCTCAATGAAAGCTTTGCTAATATGATGGAATATGTTGCCGTGGATGCTCTCCAGCCTGACTGGCATATTTGGGAACTTTTCCAAACTTCAGAAGCTCCAATGGCATTACAACGAGATGCAACTGATGGTGTTCAATCCGTTCATGTTGATGTTAACAATCCGGCCGAAATTGATGCCCTATTCGATGGTGCGATTGTTTATGCCAAAGGATCGCGAATGTTAGTAATGGTCCGGGCTCTTTTAGGTGACAAAGCGTTACGAGAAGGCCTTAAGAATTATTTTGCTGCTCACAAATACAGTAATGCAACCGGAGCTGACTTATGGAAAGCTCTTGGCGACGCATCGGGGCTTAACATTGGAAAAGTCATGAATTCATGGCTTGAACAACCCGGTTACCCTGTTGTAACAGCAAAAATTAATGATGATGGCGATTTAGTATTGTTACAAAAGCAATTTTTCATTGGTGACGGTAAAGATGTTGATCGTCAATGGCAAATTCCACTTAATAGCAACTATGATGAAGCTCCACAAATTATGGCTGAACAAGAACTCAACCTTGGCAATTATCAAGCATTGCGCGATAAGAATGGTCAACCATTCCGTCTAAACCTCGGCAATAATTCACATCTCATCGTAAAATATGACGATACGCTATTAAACGATATTTTAGATCACGCTGATGAATTAGATCCGATTACCCAACGTCAACTTCTTCAGGATCTGCGGTTACTTGCCCAAGGCCAACAAGTATCTTATGCGTCATTAATTCCATTATTAAAGCAATTTAAAGATAGTTCTTCGGCAATTGTTAACGCCGAACTATACCAAATTGCTAATAGCCTTAAAATGTTTGCTAAACCTGATTCTCCTGCTGAACAAGAACTGCGACAATTCTTTGATTTATTAAGCAAGGATCAGGTAAAGCGGCTTGGCTGGTTACCTAAAGATGGTGAAAGCAATGACGATCAATTAACGCGCCCTTACATTCTTAGTGCTTCACTATTTGCACGCAATAATGATTCAATTACTCAAGCTCACCAAATCTTCACCGAAAATCAAGATAAATTAGAGTCCCTTTCGGCGGATATTCGTGGGTTGGTTCTTAAAAATGAAGTTCAAAACTTCGGAAGTGCTGAATTATTCGATAAATTGATCAAAGCTTACCAACAAACGGCGGACGCAAGCTTTAAACAAGACTTGCGAATGGCAATACCAAATACAACCGATCCAGCATTAATCGCAAAAGTTGTTAGTTACTTTGAAGATGCTGACATCATTAAGCCACAAGATTTACGAGCATGGTATCGCGGACTTCTTGCCAATCAAGCAGGTCAGCAAGCGGCCTGGAATTGGCTTCGTGATGAATGGCAATGGTTAAATGACACAGTTGGTGGCGATATGGAATTTGCTACCTTTATCACTGTAACTGCTGGTGTCTTCCATACTCCAGAACGATTGAGCGAATTTAAGGATTTCTTTGAACCGAAACTTAATACACCAGGTTTAACCCGGGAAATTAAAATGGACATTAGCGTAATTGAAAGCAAAGTTAACTTAATTAACAAAGAACAAACAGCCGTTAATGATGCAATCGCTCAACAATAA
- a CDS encoding NAD(P)H-binding protein, with protein MAREVLILGATGKIAGHAIDALLANGNDELLLFTRHPQNMNVVDENRETVIKGDVLNIGDLEPAIERADVVYANLRNPEITQQAKNIVSLMEKYAVKPLVWISSIGIYDEVPGKFGEWNNEMLGGGQEDSYLGTYRSAADVIENSTLDYTIIRPAWLTDKDEVDYETTAKGEAFKGTEVSRKSIGNFVAKIIDDPAPYARKNFGVNKPNTDGDKPAWY; from the coding sequence ATGGCAAGAGAAGTTTTGATTCTGGGTGCAACGGGAAAAATTGCTGGACACGCAATTGATGCATTGTTAGCAAATGGTAATGATGAATTATTACTATTTACCCGGCACCCACAAAATATGAATGTTGTCGATGAAAATCGCGAAACAGTTATTAAAGGGGATGTCCTAAATATTGGTGATTTAGAGCCAGCAATTGAACGGGCAGATGTGGTTTATGCTAATCTACGTAATCCTGAAATTACGCAACAAGCTAAAAATATTGTCAGCTTAATGGAAAAATATGCTGTAAAGCCATTAGTCTGGATTTCTTCGATTGGAATCTATGATGAAGTTCCAGGTAAATTTGGTGAGTGGAATAATGAGATGTTAGGTGGCGGCCAAGAAGATAGCTATTTAGGAACTTATCGCAGTGCTGCCGATGTAATTGAAAATTCAACCCTTGATTACACGATCATTCGACCAGCATGGTTAACAGATAAGGATGAAGTAGATTACGAAACGACTGCAAAAGGGGAAGCGTTCAAAGGTACCGAGGTCTCGCGAAAGTCGATTGGTAATTTTGTAGCAAAAATCATTGATGATCCGGCACCGTATGCACGAAAAAACTTTGGTGTGAATAAACCCAATACAGACGGGGATAAACCGGCATGGTATTAA
- a CDS encoding folate family ECF transporter S component: MSTLSFAGPRFTTKNLTLAAMLIALQVILNKLSIGDPAVLKFSFGFIATALIGYCLGPWIGGWSMVVSDIISNTILNSGSLFFPGFTLSAFIAGVIAGMFLYQQRISWQRILIYEFFQILLTNVIGTTLWLYLMSLSSSSTGHTFMALLFIRLPKELITWPIETLLVLVILRQLSRLNLITKKNEK; encoded by the coding sequence ATGTCTACGTTATCATTTGCCGGACCGCGTTTTACTACAAAGAATTTAACTTTAGCTGCTATGCTGATCGCACTGCAGGTAATCTTAAACAAACTTTCAATTGGAGATCCAGCGGTTTTAAAATTTAGTTTTGGTTTTATTGCCACCGCACTTATTGGCTACTGTCTTGGACCATGGATTGGTGGCTGGTCAATGGTCGTATCTGATATCATAAGTAATACTATTTTAAATTCAGGAAGCTTATTCTTTCCTGGCTTTACCCTCTCAGCATTTATCGCTGGTGTAATTGCAGGAATGTTCCTATACCAACAACGGATAAGCTGGCAACGAATTTTAATATATGAGTTTTTCCAAATTCTTCTTACTAATGTTATCGGCACAACTTTATGGCTTTACCTTATGAGCTTAAGTTCCAGTAGTACCGGCCATACTTTCATGGCTCTTCTCTTCATTCGTTTGCCAAAAGAGTTGATTACCTGGCCGATTGAAACCTTGCTTGTACTAGTTATCCTGCGGCAATTATCACGATTAAATTTAATTACAAAAAAGAATGAAAAATAA
- the asnA gene encoding aspartate--ammonia ligase, whose product MDLTIPKDYDPRLSIRETEAAIRYIRETFQDEFGKELNLQRMSAPMFVEKSTGLNDNLNGVEQPVSFEMKDMPNETVEIVHSLAKWKRLALKRYGFGMHEGLYTNMNAIRKEEDLDNFHSIYVDQWDWEKIISKDERTEETLKDTVRDIFKVIKHMEHEVWYKFPQAVYHLPDEIHFVTTQELEDRWPDLTPLEREDKIAKELGAVFVMKIGDKLQRSGKPHDGRAPDYDDWSLNGDIIFWYEPLQRRIEVSSMGIRVSPESMKYQLEQADATDREKLPFHKMLLNGELPYTIGGGIGQSRLCMLLLGKAHIGEVQASIWPEDMIKKCEENHIQIL is encoded by the coding sequence ATGGACTTAACTATTCCAAAGGATTACGATCCACGTCTTTCAATTAGAGAAACTGAAGCTGCTATTCGTTATATTCGTGAAACTTTCCAAGACGAATTTGGTAAAGAGTTAAACCTTCAACGGATGTCTGCACCAATGTTTGTTGAAAAGAGTACTGGATTAAACGATAACTTAAACGGTGTTGAACAACCAGTATCGTTTGAAATGAAGGATATGCCAAACGAAACTGTTGAAATTGTCCATTCTCTCGCTAAGTGGAAACGTCTTGCTCTTAAGCGGTACGGTTTTGGGATGCATGAAGGTCTCTACACCAACATGAACGCCATTCGTAAGGAAGAAGACCTCGATAACTTCCACTCAATTTATGTTGACCAGTGGGACTGGGAAAAGATTATTAGTAAGGATGAACGAACAGAAGAAACCTTAAAGGATACAGTTCGTGATATTTTCAAAGTGATTAAGCACATGGAACATGAAGTTTGGTACAAGTTCCCGCAAGCTGTTTACCATTTACCAGATGAGATTCACTTTGTTACAACGCAAGAGCTTGAAGATCGGTGGCCAGACCTCACCCCACTTGAACGGGAAGATAAAATTGCTAAAGAACTTGGTGCTGTTTTTGTAATGAAGATCGGTGACAAGTTGCAACGCAGTGGTAAGCCTCACGATGGTCGAGCACCTGACTACGATGACTGGAGCTTAAACGGTGATATTATTTTCTGGTATGAACCTCTTCAACGCCGGATCGAAGTTTCAAGTATGGGAATTCGGGTTAGTCCAGAATCAATGAAATACCAACTTGAACAAGCCGATGCAACTGATCGTGAAAAATTACCATTCCATAAAATGTTGCTCAATGGCGAATTACCATATACAATTGGTGGAGGAATTGGTCAATCCCGTCTCTGTATGCTCCTTCTTGGCAAAGCTCATATTGGAGAAGTACAGGCAAGTATTTGGCCAGAAGATATGATTAAGAAGTGTGAAGAAAACCACATTCAAATTCTATAA
- a CDS encoding nitroreductase family protein, with protein sequence MNSQFNSLSANRRSIYALGDNLSQTPEEIFDLVKQTVKNSPTAFNSQTVRAVVLFGKSSDKVWEIVEDALRKIAKSPDAFEQTKAKIDSFKAGYGTILYFTDTTIVHQLENDYPSYAANFANWAEQGLGGAQQAVWTALAEQGIGASLQHYNPLIDDAIHQAFNLPADWQLRAEMPFGSIEAPAGEKTHLDDEEMFKLIK encoded by the coding sequence ATGAATTCACAATTTAATAGTTTATCTGCAAATCGTCGTTCAATCTATGCGCTTGGTGATAATCTTTCACAAACACCAGAAGAAATTTTTGACTTAGTGAAGCAAACAGTCAAAAACTCACCAACTGCTTTCAATAGTCAAACAGTACGGGCAGTCGTATTATTTGGCAAGTCATCAGACAAAGTATGGGAAATTGTTGAGGACGCTTTACGCAAAATCGCTAAGAGTCCAGATGCTTTTGAACAAACAAAGGCCAAGATTGATAGTTTCAAAGCTGGTTATGGAACGATCCTCTACTTTACTGACACTACAATTGTGCACCAATTAGAGAATGATTATCCATCATATGCAGCTAATTTTGCAAACTGGGCTGAACAAGGACTTGGTGGTGCTCAACAAGCCGTTTGGACAGCACTCGCAGAGCAAGGAATCGGTGCCAGTCTTCAACATTATAACCCATTGATTGATGATGCAATTCATCAAGCATTTAATCTTCCAGCTGATTGGCAATTGCGTGCTGAAATGCCATTTGGTTCAATTGAGGCACCAGCTGGGGAAAAGACTCATCTTGATGACGAAGAGATGTTCAAATTAATTAAGTAA
- a CDS encoding winged helix-turn-helix transcriptional regulator yields the protein MERQPKMYNTGADYALAIIGGKWKSVILYLLAGHPRRTSELVKQLGTSYKVLSDQLREMTDAGLVIRKSFNTIPPHVEYRLTPEGENLYAALRYLNYWGENRAKQTGDIKIMCTDEMKQVGDDGLCVITKKHLNHWRQEIVKSKDKDISI from the coding sequence ATGGAACGGCAACCTAAAATGTATAATACTGGAGCAGACTACGCTCTAGCAATCATCGGTGGTAAATGGAAGTCTGTCATCCTCTATCTCTTAGCTGGTCATCCCCGACGGACAAGTGAACTAGTTAAGCAACTAGGCACCTCATATAAAGTCTTGAGTGACCAGCTTCGTGAAATGACAGATGCCGGCCTCGTTATCCGTAAAAGTTTCAATACAATTCCTCCGCACGTTGAATATCGCTTAACTCCTGAGGGTGAGAACCTTTATGCCGCCCTTCGTTATTTAAATTACTGGGGCGAAAACAGAGCAAAACAAACTGGTGACATTAAAATCATGTGTACTGACGAAATGAAGCAGGTCGGCGATGATGGTTTGTGTGTCATCACTAAAAAACATCTTAATCATTGGCGCCAAGAAATTGTAAAAAGCAAGGACAAAGACATTTCTATCTAA
- a CDS encoding EAL domain-containing protein, which yields MYNIFQPILSVDQAMNAEIDTYEMLIRNNNGEFPGINFLHSLTTQEGNDAWIKASRKSLKNALNEQKNRKIYINLEPCQMKFESIWRFLEEIREAYHDHVAIEITERRETIHSLDYLDREIQRLKKVGFELAIDDVCAGSNSYAFIKRQLKVVSRIKLSLLLFKDEDYELMMSFVNAWLAFAKKHHLTFVIEGISNRQLAKKFAGNPVILQQGFYWGKGTAYFNEE from the coding sequence ATGTACAATATATTTCAGCCAATCCTTAGTGTTGATCAAGCGATGAATGCTGAAATTGACACTTATGAAATGCTTATTCGAAATAATAATGGCGAATTTCCAGGAATTAATTTCTTGCACAGCCTCACAACACAAGAGGGTAACGATGCATGGATTAAGGCAAGCCGTAAATCATTAAAAAATGCTTTAAACGAGCAAAAAAATCGCAAAATATATATTAATTTAGAACCATGTCAAATGAAATTTGAAAGTATTTGGCGATTTTTAGAAGAGATTCGCGAAGCATATCACGATCACGTAGCCATTGAGATTACGGAACGCCGCGAAACGATTCATAGTCTTGATTATTTAGATAGAGAAATCCAACGTCTTAAGAAAGTGGGGTTTGAATTGGCGATTGATGATGTGTGTGCGGGTAGTAATAGCTATGCATTCATTAAAAGGCAGTTAAAGGTTGTTAGTCGAATCAAATTATCACTATTACTTTTTAAGGATGAAGATTATGAACTGATGATGAGCTTTGTTAATGCGTGGTTAGCTTTTGCGAAAAAACATCATCTTACCTTTGTTATTGAAGGAATTTCGAATCGACAATTAGCTAAAAAATTTGCTGGAAATCCGGTTATCTTACAACAAGGATTTTATTGGGGAAAAGGCACAGCATATTTTAATGAAGAATAA